CGTCGACTCTAGATATCTTGACTAGACCCTCCTCCTCTAGGTCATCTAGGAGTGGGTATATTGATCCTGGTGATGGTCTCCAGAAACCGAAACTCCACCTTTCAATCTCATCAATTATCTGAGCACCCGTTAACTCACCCTTAAAGGCAAGTATATACAATACAATATCCCTCAACGCACCCCTTCTCCTCCAAAACCAGCCTATGAAATCATGCGGCATAGGCCCCCTTCTCCAATCCATTAGCAGGGTTACTGGGGCATGCAATTAAATTTTACTACACCACATTAATAGTAGAACACACTAGTATTACTAAAATACATAAAGCACTACGCTAGCTAAATTAACATAACCGCATTAAGTACGCCCAGCCCTACCAAGCCTCTCATGAGCCTTACCCAACTCCCTCCTGTGCTGTGCAATGAGCAGGTTGAGTTCACCAGCAAGTACAGTTGCGGCAATTATTTCAGCAAGCTTCAACGCATTAGAGCCAGGTGGATCACCACCACCCTGAACCCCAAGCATTTGCAATGCCTCCCTCTGGGTTGGTAAACCAGTACCACCACCAACAGTACCCACCTCTAGGCTTGGTAAGGTTACTGACACGTATAAGTCACCATCATTATTAACCTCAGCCCAAGTCATACCCATGCTTGACTCAACAACCTGAGCCACGTCCTGACCAGTGGCTATGAATACTGCAGCCACTATGTTTGCGAAATGCGCGTTAAAGCCGTAGGAGTGAGCGTAGGCTGAGCCTAGCAGGTTTTTCCTAACATTAACATCAACAACCTCCTCTGGGGT
This genomic stretch from Caldivirga sp. harbors:
- a CDS encoding PadR family transcriptional regulator, which gives rise to MDWRRGPMPHDFIGWFWRRRGALRDIVLYILAFKGELTGAQIIDEIERWSFGFWRPSPGSIYPLLDDLEEEGLVKISRVDGVKKYYSLTEEGRRAIGLMGGINPPPPPPSPFSIDEFISAARYIIDNWDKIPQEDKEKIRKILNDLIKAVG